A single region of the Grus americana isolate bGruAme1 chromosome 3, bGruAme1.mat, whole genome shotgun sequence genome encodes:
- the FLRT3 gene encoding leucine-rich repeat transmembrane protein FLRT3, with amino-acid sequence MISVTWSIFLVWTKIGLLLDMAPYSVSAKPCPSVCRCDVGFIYCNDRDLTSIPTGIPEDATTLFLQNNQINNAGIPSELKNLLRVERIYLYHNSLDEFPTNLPKYVKELHLQENNIRTITYDSLSQIPYLEELHLDDNSVSAVSIEDGAFRDNIYLRLLFLSRNHLSTIPWGLPKTIEELRLDDNRISTISELSLQDLTNLKRLVLDGNLLNNHGLGDKVFMNLVNLTELSLVRNSLTAAPVNLPGTNLRKLYLQENHINRVPPNAFSYLRQLYRLDMSNNNLSNLPQGVFDDLDNITQLFLRNNPWHCGCKMKWVRDWLQSLPLKVNVRGLMCQAPEKVRGMAIKDLNAELFDCKDDGVISTIQITTAVPNTLYPAQGHWPVSVTKQPDIKTPNLNKNYRTTASPVRKIITIFVKSVSTETIHISWKVALPMTALRLSWLKMGHSPAFGSITETIVTGDRNDYLLTALEPESPYRVCMVPMETSNIYLSDETPECIETETAPLKMYNPTTTLNREQEKEPYKNSSLPLAAIIGGAVALVAIALLALVCWYVHRNGSLFSRNCAYSKGRRRKDDYAEAGTKKDNSILEIRETSFQMIPITNDQVSKEEFVIHTIFPPNGMNLYKNSHSESSSNRSYRDSGIPDSDHSHS; translated from the coding sequence ATGATTAGTGTAACCTGGAGCATCTTCCTAGTTTGGACTAAAATAGGGCTATTACTTGACATGGCACCTTATTCTGTTAGTGCCAAACCATGCCCTTCAGTATGTCGCTGTGATGTGGGTTTCATATATTGTAATGATCGCGATTTGACGTCTATTCCTACAGGAATCCCAGAGGATGCTACTACCCTCTTCCTTCAGAACAATCAAATAAATAATGCTGGGATTCCTTCAGAACTGAAGAACTTGCTTAGGGTggaaagaatatatttatacCACAACAGCCTAGATGAATTCCCCACTAACCTCCCTAAGTACGTTAAGGAACTGCATTTGCAGGAGAATAATATAAGGACCATTACTTATGATTCGCTTTCACAAATTCCTTATCTGGAAGAACTGCATTTGGATGATAATTCCGTTTCCGCTGTTAGCATCGAGGATGGAGCTTTCCGGGACAACATCTATCtcagacttctttttctctctcgAAATCACCTTAGCACCATTCCCTGGGGTTTGCCTAAAACGATAGAAGAGCTACGCTTGGATGATAATCGTATTTCCACGATTTCAGAGCTGTCCCTTCAAGACCTTACAAATCTAAAACGCCTTGTTTTAGACGGAAATCTTCTAAATAATCATGGATTAGGAGACAAAGTCTTCATGAATCTAGTCAATCTTACAGAACTGTCATTGGTCCGCAATTCACTCACAGCCGCGCCGGTAAATTTGCCGGGGACAAACCTAAGAAAGCTTTATCTTCAAGAAAACCACATCAACCGTGTGCCACCCAATGCTTTCTCTTACTTAAGGCAGTTGTATCGACTAGATATGTCCAATAACAATCTTAGCAATTTACCTCAGGGTGTCTTCGATGATCTGGACAACATAACACAACTGTTTCTTCGCAACAACCCTTGGCACTGCGGGTGCAAAATGAAATGGGTACGTGACTGGCTGCAGTCGTTGCCTTTAAAAGTTAACGTACGTGGACTGATGTGTCAGGCACCAGAAAAAGTACGTGGAATGGCTATCAAAGACCTCAACGCGGAACTGTTCGATTGTAAGGACGATGGCGTGATAAGCACCATCCAAATCACTACTGCGGTACCAAACACGCTATACCCGGCCCAGGGACACTGGCCGGTTTCTGTGACCAAACAACCAGACATCAAGACTCCCAACCTAAACAAAAACTACAGAACCACAGCAAGCCCGGTACGCAAAATCATTACAATATTTGTGAAATCCGTAAGCACGGAGACCATTCACATCTCCTGGAAAGTTGCACTACCAATGACTGCTTTGAGACTGAGCTGGCTCAAGATGGGTCACAGCCCTGCCTTTGGATCTATAACTGAAACGATAGTTACAGGCGACAGAAACGACTATTTGCTCACGGCCCTCGAACCCGAATCGCCATACCGTGTATGCATGGTTCCCATGGAAACCAGCAACATCTATCTCTCCGACGAAACGCCCGAATGCATCGAGACCGAGACGGCACCTCTGAAGATGTACAACCCTACCACGACCCTCAACcgggagcaggagaaagaaccTTACAAAAACTCCAGCTTGCCCTTGGCCGCCATCATCGGCGGCGCGGTGGCGCTGGTGGCCATAGCGCTGCTGGCCCTGGTCTGCTGGTACGTCCACAGAAACGGGTCCCTGTTCTCCCGGAACTGCGCCTACAGCAAGGGACGCCGGAGAAAAGACGACTACGCCGAAGCGGGAACCAAGAAGGATAACTCCATCCTAGAAATCAGGGAGACTTCTTTCCAGATGATACCAATAACCAACGACCAAGTGTCCAAGGAGGAATTTGTAATACACACCATTTTCCCACCTAACGGCATGAATCTGTACAAGAACAGCCACAGTGAAAGCAGTAGTAACAGGAGCTACAGAGACAGTGGTATTCCAGATTCAGATCATTCACACTCATGA